The region ACCTGGTCGCCGGCCTGCTCGCGCTGCTCCTCCGCGATGCGCTGCTCGTAGGTGTGCGGGCGCCAGATCTCGTCCATGACGCCGAGCCCGCCGCCCATGCGGCGGGTTCGCTGCGTTGAGGCGCTGTGCCACAAGCGGGGTCCCGCGAGCACGAGCGCGACCGTCACGCCCAGGGTGGCGAGGAGGGCGACGAGCTCGAGCCGCCCCATCCGGTCACCTCAGCGCCAGAACACCGCGATGAGGAGGTTGACGAGCGCGAGCCCGCCGGCCGCGTGGAAGAACGGCATGAGCTTCCGCTCGAGGGCGACGTCGGCGGCCGCCACGGCGCCGCCAGCCGCCAGGCGCGACTTCTCGTTGCGCATCGAGCGCTGGCGGAGGAAGCCGATGAGCGCGGCGACGAACACGACGAGCGCGATGACGCCCTTGATGCCGAGCTTCATGTGGTTCACATCGGCGTCGTTCGCCATGGCCAGTCCGTAGAGCGAGACGCCGGTCACGAGCTGGAGCGCGCCGCCGATCAGGAGCAGCGTGAAGTTGTGCCCGGCCTTCGCCCGCATCTGCACGAAGAACGTGCCGACGAGCAGGGCGAGGCCGATGAAGTGGCCGGCGAGCAGCAGCGAGTGCAGGAAGTCCATGCAGACAGCCTACACAGACGCGTCCGGTCCGTCAGTTGCCCGACTGGATCACGATGTGGTCGGTCGAGGGAGCGATCTCGGGCCGGTGGAGGTAGAGGTCGGGCTCGATGTAGATCACTCGCGCGTGCGGGATCTCGGCGCGCAGCAGCGACTCGAGCTCGTTGATCGTGCGCGCGACGTGCTCGATGTCGCTCTTCGGCGGGAACGCGACCTTCGCCGCGATCATGAGCTCGTCGGGCCCGAGGTAGAGCGTCTTCATGTGGATGACCGACTCGACGCCCGGGGCGGCGTTCAGGACGCGCGCGATGCGCGCCGTGTCCTCCTTCGTCGCGCCCTCGCCGATGAGGAGCGACTTCATCTCGACGGCCAGCACGGCCGCGACGACGATGAGCAGCACGCCGATGACGATGGTGCCGATCGCGTCGAAGAGCGGGTTGCCCGTGATCGCCGTGAGGCTGACGGCGATGAACGCGAACACGAGGCCGAGGAGCGCCGCGAGGTCCTCGAGCAGGATCACCGGCAGCTCGGGGCTCTTCGCCTTGCGGATGAAGTCCACCCAGCGCGCCTTGCCGCGCACCTTGTTCGACTCCTTGATCGCGGTGCGGAACGAGAGGCTCTCGAGCACGATGGCGATGCCGAGCACGACGAGCGGCAGCCAGATGATGTCGAGCTCGTGCGGGTCACGCAGCTTCGAGACGCCCTCGGCGATCGAGAAGAGGCCGCCGACCGAGAA is a window of Agrococcus sp. Marseille-Q4369 DNA encoding:
- a CDS encoding cation diffusion facilitator family transporter, whose amino-acid sequence is MSASHGTKAVVAAFLANTGIAITKFVAWFFSGSASMLAEAIHSVADAGNQLLLLLGGRLAKRKADAEHPFGYGRERYVWAFIVALVLFSVGGLFSIAEGVSKLRDPHELDIIWLPLVVLGIAIVLESLSFRTAIKESNKVRGKARWVDFIRKAKSPELPVILLEDLAALLGLVFAFIAVSLTAITGNPLFDAIGTIVIGVLLIVVAAVLAVEMKSLLIGEGATKEDTARIARVLNAAPGVESVIHMKTLYLGPDELMIAAKVAFPPKSDIEHVARTINELESLLRAEIPHARVIYIEPDLYLHRPEIAPSTDHIVIQSGN